The following is a genomic window from Gemmatimonadaceae bacterium.
CGACATCGTGCCCATTCCGGGCACGAAGCGCGTGAAATACCTCGAGGACAACGTGGCGGCGGTGGAGTTGAAGCTCACGCCGGCCGATCTCGCGGCGCTCGACGCGGCCTTCCCGCGCTCGGCCGTGGCGGGCGAGCGGTATCAGACCCAGGCGATGGCGGCGCTCGATCGCTGACCGTGCCCGCGGCGCGCCCGTGGAACGTCCACGGGCCGGCCGCGGTCAGTACAGGCGCGACAGCCAGTGCATCACGTTCAGCGCGAACTGCTGGTCGTCGGTGCCGGGCACGCTCAGCCCCACTTTGCGGGGATCGCCGTCGGGCACCGGCGAGAGCAGCGCCGTGAGCGCGGCCGATTCGCCCAGCACGACCACCCGGCCCTTGCCCACTTCGAACGCCAGCGCCTGGGCGCGGCCGGCGGCTGGCTTGCGCGAGCTCGGCGGCGGCTGGATGCGGATCATCACCCGGCCCGATGCATCGGGCACCGCATTGGCGCGCGCGGCGGCGATCGTCGAGTCCATCTCCTGCTTGGTGGGCATGCGGACGTCGATCGCCGTGGGGCTCATCCTGAGGAGCGCCACGGCGCCCACCGGTCCGGCCAGCGACTGCCCGCCGAACGTCTCCACGCGGTGGATGCGCTCGGAGGCGTCGCGCCCCAGCAGGATGGGATGGGCGCCGAGCAGTCCGTTGGCGTCGGTGAACAGGAGATCGACGGACGACGCCCCCTCGTGCGCGGCGGCGGCGGTGTCGCGCGTGACGGCGCCGCTCATGTCCACGCCCAGCGCCTGCGCCAGCGCCTGCACCGACCCGCTGAACGGCGCCTCGTCGGAGACGAAGAGGAGCGAGCCGCCATCCCGCACCCACTGGACCACGGCGGCGATCTCGGGCGCGCGGAACGCCGGATCTGCCGCGCCGTCGTCCACTCCACCGCGGGCGCCGGCGATCACCAGCACGTCGTGGCCGGCGAGCGTGGCGGCGTCGAGCAGATGCGTGTTCGACGCCACCACATAGCCGTCGGCGGCGAGCAGATCGGCGAACGGCTTGAATCGATCGTCGACGGTGAAGAAGTTGGCGTGCGCGGCGTCGACGAGCACGCGCGGGTGCGAGGCCGTGTATGCCGGGCGCGCCACGCGCGGCCGGAAGTCGCGGTCGGCAAGCTCCTGGTCGGTGCCGCCCATGACCACGCGCCGCACCACCTCCTGCGCGCCGGCCGCTCGGGGAAGGGCGAGCGTGACGGACGCAACGAGCATCGTGAGGGCCACCGCGGCGCGCGCGGCAAAGCCGGCGGGAACGCGGTGCGGGGTCCGGACGACCTTGGACGGCTGGGCGTGCATGGCGGCTCGCGGGCGGGCGTTGAGAAAAAGTAAGCGGCGGCCGCCGGGGCGTCCAATGCCGGGGACCACCGCGGTGCCTCCTTACCGATTCCGGTCCCGCACGTATTTTCTGCGTGACTCTCACCCCACGTCCCATGCCGCTCCGTCCTCGCCCCCTGCCCCTTGCCCTCGCTTCCGCCGCACTGGCGCTGGCGATGCTCCTTCCCTCCGGCTCGGCGTTGGCCCAACGCGGGCGCGGCGCCGGAGGCAGCGCGAGCGGCGGCGAGGCTGCCGAGGCGCGCGGCGGCGCCGATTCCACGGGCGGCCGTGGCGGCCTCCCGCTGGCCGGACTCGCGCTGCGCTCCATCGGACCGGCGATGATCTCGGGCCGCATCAGCGATCTCGCGGTGAATCCGCGCGACAAGAAGATGTGGTACGTGGCCGCCGCGTCGGGCGGGCTGTGGAAGACCGTCAACGCCGGCACCACGTGGACGCCGGTGTTCGACCACGAGCCCGTGTATTCCATCGGTACCGTGGTGATCGACCCGCGGAATCCCAACACCGTCTGGGTGGGCACGGGTGAGGGCAACGCGCAACGCTCGGTGGCCTACGGCGATGGCGTGTACCGGTCGGACGACGGCGGCCACACCTGGCAGAACATGGGGCTCAAGGCGTCGGAGCACATCGGGAAGATCGTGATCGACCCGCGCAATTCGGACGTCGTGTACGTGGCGGCGCAGGGTCCGCTGTTCAGTGGCGGCGGCGACCGCGGCCTGTACAAGACCACGGATGGCGGCAAGACGTGGAAGAAGGTGCTGGACGCCGGCGCCTGGGCGGGCGTGTCCGACGTGGTGATGGACCCGCGGAATCCGGACGTGCTCATCGCCTCGGCGTGGCAGCGCTACCGGCGCGAGTGGGGATACATTGCCGGCGGCCCGGAGTCGGCGTTGTATCGCAGCACCGACGGCGGCGCCTCGTGGCGCAAGATCACCGAGGGACTGCCCACGGGGAGCGAGGTGGGGCGCATCGGGCTGGCCATGGCGCCCAGGGATCCCGACGTCGTGTACGCGATCATCGAAGCCGGCCAGAACCGCGGCGGGTTCTTCCGTTCCACGGACAATGGCGTGAGCTGGTCGCGGATGAGCGACTTCAACACGATCGGGC
Proteins encoded in this region:
- a CDS encoding DUF4350 domain-containing protein; the protein is MHAQPSKVVRTPHRVPAGFAARAAVALTMLVASVTLALPRAAGAQEVVRRVVMGGTDQELADRDFRPRVARPAYTASHPRVLVDAAHANFFTVDDRFKPFADLLAADGYVVASNTHLLDAATLAGHDVLVIAGARGGVDDGAADPAFRAPEIAAVVQWVRDGGSLLFVSDEAPFSGSVQALAQALGVDMSGAVTRDTAAAAHEGASSVDLLFTDANGLLGAHPILLGRDASERIHRVETFGGQSLAGPVGAVALLRMSPTAIDVRMPTKQEMDSTIAAARANAVPDASGRVMIRIQPPPSSRKPAAGRAQALAFEVGKGRVVVLGESAALTALLSPVPDGDPRKVGLSVPGTDDQQFALNVMHWLSRLY